From the genome of Solanum lycopersicum chromosome 12, SLM_r2.1:
GTATTATATCTGGAAAAAAAAGTACTATAGGGTATAAAGTTGtacagaaaaattaaaagaatattattaacattaactgTACAATTAGGAGTAAGAAATAAGTATGTTTATTTTGGTACAGATGTAAGCTCTACAATAAATCTGTGATATTGCCAAATCTCAAGCTGATTAATCAAATCACAGCAAGCAGAGTTTATTAATAAGTGACTgtaaatatatagtttttcGTCCAAactttaaaaatcaatataaaattaaggCAATTTAAAAGAATCacatacaatatttttaaaaataatactttctctgtcccattttatgtggcacttTTCATTTTTCGATAGTCAAACAATTTAACTTTGACCGCACATTTGCGCAtagaatcttcaaatttttaaaaatgaaacttacatatttgtaaactacgtaaagaatactataagtcacaataattgataactcaaaatgttaaaagaatatatGAAGAATTTACGATCAAAGATAGACTTATTTGAATCTCGAAATGCGAAAAATGTCACATAAAGTGGGACGGAAGGAGTAATAAAATAGAACATGTTACCATATATGCAAATGGAAACGAAATtgaatagaaagaaaaagatcTAGGATGAATTATACACAAAAAAGTATGCATGACATGTGTTTCACCAAACCAATATGATATTTCACTGCATGCACAACACCAAGGCACCAGTGGTCTAGTGGTAGAATAGTACCCTGCCACGGTACAGACCCGGGTTCGATTCCCGGCTGGTgcatttttttatcttttgctGAATGAAGCTTGTAAAATCACTCATTTTATATAGTTCAATAAGCCTGTGAGATCAACAAATTTATACAAGTAAACCTACTCTAAAAATAGATTTGAGTTTCCAGCATCATTCGCTACGCTAATCAAGAAGCTGCATCAATTTGGGACATACCATCCCATGATTACATCCACTTTTATCAGCTAATACTACTTGGAGTTGCATAATATCTCCACAAAAAATGTAAGTCAAGTAGCTCTAAAGAGTATGAACGATACAGCCGGGGAGACACAAAAGTACAGGGGAGAAGAACGACATGCCAAAACATGTAAGAGATTGTACCAGATACAGGTAGGATCTTTGGGACAAAATTCTTGTGGCGAACTTCAAAAGCAATTTCTATGCCACGGATGAAATGGTAAATGAACTCTCATGATCCACTACCCCCTGATTGTGATCGCGACTTTACAAAGAGTCTTATAGTTGAGAAGATGAAAGAAGGCTCTTCCATGGCTCCATTTACATAATCTCCAGAGGGAAGCCTCTTTGATACTGGTGGTATAAGAGCGATGCCAAGCTCGTCAATTGTCATAAGGTGACGTTCTGTGAATGGGTTATACCACATAAATGAATTCATTGCTGGTGCCACAAAAAAGGGTTTCTTATAGTCCCATGCTCGCACAATGCAGGTCAGCAAATTATCACACAATCCACCAGCAATCTACATCATAAGAATACATATCAATTTATATGTGCCATAAAAAGAAACGAGTAATCTAGTAACCTCAAATGACTGTATAACTATGAGATGCAGATCCTTCgaatattttatgttaatatcTGAATATTCCGGACGCCTGTTTTACCGAATTTCCACACTTGCCACAGATCTTTTCACTTTCAGGATACTTGCCATGGACACACGAGTATCCAGGGAACCAAATTCCATGATAACTTTACTAAGTCTAGGTCCTCAGTCAAATTAgtaatttttgaacatttatctGAACTTAGTTATATCACTATGGTTAACTAGTAGTATACAAGGAAATGAATTTATTTCTTGCAGTGAAAATGTATATCCAATCTATGCTGCTTGGACTCTTCAAAATTGTCGATGGGTGTgtgtcggatcctccaaaaacAGTGTATTTTTGAAGGATCTGACATGGGTGCGgcaacatttttggagagtccaaGCAACTTAGTATCCAATGTCATGGAATGATAAGTAAGAAGATACAAGGAGACATCACCTTTCCAAGCGTATTTGCTGATAAAGGGGCAATAACCATGATATCAGCCCACCTACGGAGCTCAATGTGTAGCACACCATCACCCACCTTCTTCCAAACGGACCATTCATCATCATCTGTATAAAGGTCGACGTTTCTTGGAAATGACCCTGTGTCTATGAATG
Proteins encoded in this window:
- the LOC101268263 gene encoding probable phosphopantothenoylcysteine decarboxylase; translated protein: MEPDYASRKPRILLAASGSVAAIKFSNLCQCFSEWAEVKAVATKASLPFIDTGSFPRNVDLYTDDDEWSVWKKVGDGVLHIELRRWADIMVIAPLSANTLGKIAGGLCDNLLTCIVRAWDYKKPFFVAPAMNSFMWYNPFTERHLMTIDELGIALIPPVSKRLPSGDYVNGAMEEPSFIFSTIRLFVKSRSQSGGSGS